In the Clostridium sp. 'White wine YQ' genome, TAGAAATGAATTACTTAAGGTAAAAAGGTTAGGACAAAAGGCATATGAACAGTGTGCAGGATTCTTAAGAGTTATGGAGAGCAAAGAACCTTTAGACAATACTTCAGTGCATCCAGAATCTTATAAAATAGCTAATGAACTAATAGTAGAATTAGGCTACAATAAAAATGAACTAAGAAATGGCCAATTAGCTGATATAGATGAAAGAGCTGAGAAAGTGGGTATAAAGGCTTTAGCAGAAAAATTGGAGGTTGGAGAACCTACTTTAAGAGACATAATTAAAGAACTTAAAAAACCAGGAAGAGATCCTAGAGAAGAACTACCAAAGCCAATATTCAAATCAGGAATTATTGACCTTAAGGATTTAAAACCAGGAATGGAGCTAATGGGAACTGTAAGAAATGTTTCAGACTTTGGAGCTTTCGTTGATATCGGAGTTCATCAAGATGGATTAGTCCATAAATCACAAATGGCAAATAGAAGGATAAATCATCCATTGGACGTAGTAAAATTAGGAGATATTATTAAAGTCAAAATTTTAGAAGTTGATGAGAAAAGAAAGAGAATATCATTAACAATGAAAGATGTGGATCAATAATATAGGGTTTTTGATAGGAAACTTAACTTATACTTACATAAATAAGTTAATAGTTGAACTTAAAACCCTATATAAAAAGCTTGTCAAAAATGAAACAAAGTTATATAATAAAGTTAAGAAAAAAATTAATATCTTCAGGGCGGGGCGTAATTCCCCACCGGCGGTATAGCCCGCGACCCTTATAAATTTAAGGTTGATTCGGTGAAACTCCGAAGCCGACAGTATAGTCTGGATGGAAGAAGGTAATATTTAGGTAACTATGTTTATTTCGCCCTGAGTCATTTTGATTCAGGGTTTTTTAGTTTATCTTAATATTGCCCCGAAGAAATTTAGGAGGCGTATTATTAATGAATAATTCCAAATTAAACAAACAAATAAAAATAGCATTGTTAGCTGGATTGGCATTTGTACTAATGTATTTTGATTTTCCAATACCAGGATTTCCACCATTTCTAAAAATTGATTTATCAGATATTCCAGCATTAATAGGTTCATTTGCTTTAGGACCAATAGCAGGTGTAGTAATAGAATTAATTAAAAATATATTATATACACTAATAAAAGGAAGCCAATCTGCATTTATCGGAGAATTTGCTAATTTTGCAATTGGAGGAACTTGGGTATTAGTAGCAGGATTAATTTACAAATATAAGAGAACATTTAGTGGTGCTTTAATTGGACTAATTGTTTCAGTAATTTCAATGACAGTTGTAGCGATTTTACTAAACTATTTTATACTACTACCAATGTATGTTAATGTATTTAAAGTTCCAATAGGCGATTTAGGAGCATTTATAGCAACTGCAACATTGCCTTTTAACTTAATAAAAGGAGCAGCAGCTTCAGTTCCAACATTGCTTTTATATAAGCAAGTATCTGCTTTATTAAATAGTGAAGCTAGAAAAACAGAATACAGATAATATAGGGTTTTTATAGGAAACTTAATTTATTCTTGTTTGAAAATGTTGGTTTCTGGACATTTTCAGGCATGAATAAATTGTTAGTTGAACTTAAAACCCTAAAATAAAGGTCTAGATTTAAATGAAATCTAGACCTTCTTTTTATTATATTAATTAATCGATAATTTCTCTTTTCCACATGATAATTGCATCCTCACCATTATCCTGATAGTATTTTTTTCTAACGCCATCTTCTACAAAACCATATTTTTTATATAAATTTTGGGCAATGACATTAGATCTTCTAACTTCTAAGGTAATATCTTTTGCACCTTTGTCATAG is a window encoding:
- a CDS encoding ECF transporter S component, which codes for MNNSKLNKQIKIALLAGLAFVLMYFDFPIPGFPPFLKIDLSDIPALIGSFALGPIAGVVIELIKNILYTLIKGSQSAFIGEFANFAIGGTWVLVAGLIYKYKRTFSGALIGLIVSVISMTVVAILLNYFILLPMYVNVFKVPIGDLGAFIATATLPFNLIKGAAASVPTLLLYKQVSALLNSEARKTEYR